In Streptomyces sp. RFCAC02, the following proteins share a genomic window:
- the miaB gene encoding tRNA (N6-isopentenyl adenosine(37)-C2)-methylthiotransferase MiaB has protein sequence MPEATRTYEVRTFGCQMNVHDSERMAGLLEEAGYVPAAPGADDADIVVFNTCAVRENADNRLYGNLGQLAPRKAARPGMQIAVGGCLAQKDRDTIVRRAPWVDVVFGTHNVGSLPVLLERARVQREAQVEIAESLEAFPSTLPTRRESAYAAWVAISVGCNNTCTFCIVPALRGKEKDRRPGDILAEIETLVAEGVSEITLLGQNVNAYGSDIGDRKAFSKLLRACGGVDGLERVRFTSPHPRDFTDDVIEAMAETPNVMPQLHMPLQSGSSRVLRAMRRSYRQERYLGIIDSVRAAIPDAAISTDIIVGFPGETEEDFQETLHVVREARFAQAFTFQYSKRPGTPAADMEGQVPKEVVQERYERLVALQEEISWAENRKQLGRTVEVLVAEGEGRKDDATRRLSGRAPDNRLVHFDRPAEPVRPGDMVTVAISYAAPHHLLAEGPVLAVRRTRAGDAWEARTAAPAAAGKGVMLGLPTIGVPAPQPGAADGCGVH, from the coding sequence ATGCCGGAAGCCACGCGCACGTATGAGGTCAGGACGTTCGGCTGCCAGATGAACGTCCACGACTCCGAGCGGATGGCGGGGCTGCTGGAGGAGGCCGGCTACGTCCCGGCGGCCCCCGGCGCGGACGACGCCGACATCGTCGTGTTCAACACCTGCGCCGTCCGCGAGAACGCCGACAACCGCCTGTACGGCAACCTCGGCCAGCTCGCCCCCAGGAAGGCCGCGCGCCCCGGCATGCAGATCGCGGTCGGCGGCTGCCTCGCCCAGAAGGACCGCGACACCATCGTCCGCCGCGCCCCCTGGGTCGACGTCGTCTTCGGCACGCACAACGTCGGCAGCCTCCCCGTCCTCCTGGAACGCGCCCGCGTCCAGCGCGAGGCGCAGGTCGAGATCGCCGAGTCGCTGGAGGCGTTCCCCTCCACCCTGCCCACGCGCCGCGAGAGCGCGTACGCCGCCTGGGTCGCGATCTCCGTCGGCTGCAACAACACCTGCACCTTCTGCATCGTCCCCGCCCTGCGCGGCAAGGAGAAGGACCGCCGCCCCGGGGACATCCTGGCCGAGATCGAGACCCTGGTCGCCGAGGGCGTCAGCGAGATCACCCTCCTCGGCCAGAACGTCAACGCCTACGGCTCCGACATCGGCGACCGCAAGGCGTTCTCCAAGCTGCTGCGCGCCTGCGGCGGCGTCGACGGCCTGGAGCGCGTGCGCTTCACCTCCCCCCACCCGCGCGACTTCACCGACGACGTCATCGAGGCCATGGCGGAGACGCCGAACGTGATGCCGCAGCTCCACATGCCGCTGCAGTCCGGCTCGTCCCGGGTGCTGCGGGCCATGCGCCGCTCGTACCGGCAGGAGCGCTACCTCGGCATCATCGACAGCGTCCGCGCCGCCATCCCCGACGCGGCCATCAGCACCGACATCATCGTCGGCTTCCCCGGCGAGACCGAGGAGGACTTCCAGGAGACGCTGCACGTCGTCCGGGAGGCCAGGTTCGCGCAGGCCTTCACCTTCCAGTACTCCAAGCGCCCCGGGACGCCCGCAGCCGACATGGAGGGACAGGTGCCGAAGGAGGTCGTCCAGGAGCGGTACGAGCGCCTCGTCGCGCTGCAGGAGGAGATCTCCTGGGCGGAGAACCGCAAGCAGCTCGGCCGCACCGTCGAGGTCCTCGTGGCCGAGGGCGAGGGCCGCAAGGACGACGCCACCCGCCGCCTCTCCGGCCGCGCCCCCGACAACCGGCTCGTCCACTTCGACCGGCCGGCCGAGCCGGTGCGCCCCGGCGACATGGTGACCGTCGCGATCTCGTACGCCGCCCCGCACCACCTCCTCGCCGAGGGACCGGTCCTGGCCGTCCGGCGCACCCGCGCGGGCGACGCCTGGGAGGCCAGGACGGCCGCCCCCGCCGCCGCCGGCAAGGGCGTCATGCTCGGCCTGCCGACCATCGGCGTCCCCGCGCCGCAGCCCGGCGCGGCCGACGGGTGCGGCGTCCACTGA
- a CDS encoding TAXI family TRAP transporter solute-binding subunit codes for MAPSSLEHGLRLPPFLRRRRAPALIGVLVVLALAAWLVGRPLLGGDGGPPERVRLSTGVPSGVYARYGQLLKEQLDRDAAGMDLTVRQSAGSVENIKRLVEGETDFAIATADAIAAYIAAGGEGAERLRACARLYDDYIQLVVPAASGVQTITDLRGLRVGVGQDESGVQPAARELLAAAGLDMETDIEPVREGIDAMPRLLEAGRIDAFFWSGGLPTSAIQRLADYYDIRLVPLGDLMQALAERSPQNSFYRAAVLPPDAYPEIAGGEVVDTIAVANLLVTTEALDDALVEQMTRSVINGRDRIGLEVHAAQRVDLRTAIYTQPLELHDGAREYYRSAKS; via the coding sequence GTGGCTCCCAGCTCCCTCGAACACGGCCTGCGGCTCCCCCCGTTCCTCCGCCGGCGACGGGCGCCCGCGCTGATCGGGGTCCTGGTGGTGCTGGCGCTCGCGGCGTGGCTGGTGGGGCGCCCGCTGCTCGGCGGGGACGGCGGCCCGCCCGAGCGGGTGCGGCTGAGCACCGGCGTCCCGAGCGGCGTGTACGCGCGGTACGGGCAGTTGCTGAAGGAGCAGCTCGACCGGGACGCGGCCGGCATGGACCTCACGGTGCGGCAGAGCGCCGGGTCGGTGGAGAACATCAAACGCCTCGTCGAGGGCGAGACGGACTTCGCCATCGCCACCGCCGACGCGATCGCGGCGTACATCGCGGCGGGCGGCGAGGGTGCTGAGCGGCTGCGGGCCTGCGCGCGCCTGTACGACGACTACATCCAGCTCGTCGTGCCCGCCGCCTCCGGCGTGCAGACGATCACCGATCTGCGCGGGCTGCGGGTCGGCGTCGGGCAGGACGAGTCGGGTGTGCAGCCCGCGGCGCGTGAGCTGCTCGCGGCCGCCGGTCTCGACATGGAGACGGACATCGAGCCGGTCCGCGAGGGCATCGACGCCATGCCGAGGCTGCTGGAGGCGGGGCGGATCGACGCGTTCTTCTGGTCCGGCGGCCTGCCCACGTCGGCGATCCAGCGGCTGGCCGACTACTACGACATACGGCTGGTGCCGCTGGGCGACCTGATGCAGGCGCTGGCCGAGCGCAGCCCGCAGAACTCGTTCTACCGCGCCGCGGTGCTGCCGCCCGACGCCTACCCGGAGATCGCGGGCGGCGAGGTCGTGGACACGATCGCCGTGGCGAACCTGCTCGTGACCACGGAGGCACTGGACGACGCCCTGGTCGAGCAGATGACCCGCTCGGTGATCAACGGGCGCGACCGCATAGGGCTCGAGGTCCACGCCGCGCAGCGTGTCGATCTCCGGACCGCGATCTACACCCAGCCGCTGGAGCTGCACGACGGCGCCCGCGAGTACTACCGCTCGGCCAAGTCCTGA
- the miaA gene encoding tRNA (adenosine(37)-N6)-dimethylallyltransferase MiaA, producing the protein MNTAAPPPRDGAPQVIAVVGPTAAGKSDLGVALARRLGGEVVNADSMQLYRGMDIGTAKLGPDERDGVPHHLLDVWDVTVPASVAAYQRLARACIDRLVAAGRTPVLVGGSGLYVRGALDAFHFPGTDPAVRARLEEELEQRGSGALHARLAEADPAAAQAILPSNGRRVVRALEVIEITGRPFTAQLPGPDEERGVYRALQIGLTVERPELDARIAARVDRMWDAGLVDEVRALERTGLREGRTASRALGYQQVLAALAGECTEEEAREETVRATRRFARRQESWFRRDPRVRWLSGAREGREGLVERAWTLVERAVTS; encoded by the coding sequence GTGAACACCGCAGCACCCCCACCGCGAGACGGCGCGCCGCAGGTCATCGCCGTCGTCGGCCCCACCGCCGCCGGCAAGTCCGACCTCGGGGTGGCGCTCGCCCGGCGGCTCGGCGGTGAGGTGGTCAACGCCGACTCGATGCAGCTCTACCGGGGCATGGACATCGGCACCGCCAAGCTCGGCCCGGACGAGCGCGACGGCGTCCCCCACCACCTGCTCGACGTCTGGGACGTCACCGTCCCCGCGAGCGTCGCCGCCTACCAGCGGCTCGCGCGCGCGTGCATCGACCGGCTCGTCGCCGCCGGCCGCACCCCGGTGCTCGTCGGCGGCTCCGGTCTGTACGTGCGCGGCGCGCTGGACGCCTTCCACTTCCCCGGCACCGACCCCGCCGTCCGCGCCCGCCTGGAGGAGGAGCTGGAGCAGCGCGGCAGCGGCGCCCTGCACGCCCGGCTCGCGGAGGCCGACCCGGCGGCGGCGCAGGCGATCCTGCCGAGCAACGGGCGCCGCGTCGTCCGCGCCCTGGAGGTCATCGAGATCACCGGGCGCCCGTTCACCGCCCAGCTCCCGGGTCCCGACGAGGAGCGGGGCGTCTACCGCGCCCTGCAGATCGGGCTCACCGTCGAGCGGCCCGAACTCGACGCCAGGATCGCCGCGCGCGTCGACCGCATGTGGGACGCCGGGCTGGTCGACGAGGTGCGCGCCCTGGAGCGCACCGGACTGCGCGAGGGCCGTACGGCCTCCCGTGCCCTCGGTTACCAGCAGGTGCTCGCCGCTCTCGCGGGGGAATGCACCGAGGAGGAGGCGCGCGAGGAGACCGTCCGCGCCACCCGGCGCTTCGCGCGCCGGCAGGAGAGCTGGTTCCGGCGCGACCCGCGCGTGCGCTGGCTGAGCGGGGCGCGTGAAGGGCGCGAGGGGCTTGTGGAACGGGCCTGGACGCTGGTCGAACGGGCGGTCACATCCTGA
- the dapF gene encoding diaminopimelate epimerase: MSTAPAQPVTFLKGHGTENDFVIIPDPEGRLALDAATVARLCDRRAGIGGDGLLRVVRSAADPEARGMADRAEWFMDYRNADGSIAEMCGNGVRVFARHLRRAGLVKGDGTAVATRAGVKRVRFTGPEDGGTVEVDMGTAVLPAGPDPSVTVTVDGREWPARHVDMGNPHAVAFVERLADAGRLLDAPAVGPATAYPRGTNVEFVVDRGPRHVALRVHERGSGETRSCGTGACAVMVAAARRDGLDPVRDGRPVTYTVDVPGGTLRVTETEDGTVLLAGPAVIVAEGVIDPALLAPPSA; this comes from the coding sequence GTGAGCACCGCACCAGCGCAGCCCGTCACCTTCCTCAAGGGCCACGGCACCGAGAACGACTTCGTGATCATCCCCGATCCCGAGGGCCGGCTCGCGCTCGACGCCGCCACGGTCGCGCGGTTGTGCGACCGGCGCGCCGGCATCGGCGGCGACGGCCTGCTGCGCGTGGTGCGCTCGGCGGCCGACCCGGAGGCGCGCGGCATGGCCGACCGCGCCGAGTGGTTCATGGACTACCGCAACGCGGACGGCAGCATCGCCGAGATGTGCGGCAACGGCGTGCGCGTCTTCGCCCGCCACCTGCGCCGCGCCGGCCTGGTGAAGGGCGACGGGACGGCCGTCGCGACCCGCGCCGGCGTGAAGCGGGTGCGGTTCACCGGCCCGGAGGACGGCGGCACCGTCGAGGTGGACATGGGCACGGCCGTGCTGCCGGCCGGCCCCGACCCCTCCGTCACGGTGACGGTCGACGGCCGCGAGTGGCCCGCGCGCCACGTCGACATGGGAAACCCGCACGCCGTCGCGTTCGTCGAGCGGCTGGCCGACGCCGGCCGTCTCCTGGACGCCCCGGCGGTCGGTCCCGCCACCGCGTACCCGCGCGGGACGAACGTCGAGTTCGTCGTCGACCGCGGCCCCCGGCACGTCGCGCTGCGGGTGCACGAGCGCGGCTCGGGGGAGACCCGCTCCTGCGGCACGGGCGCCTGCGCCGTCATGGTCGCCGCGGCCCGCCGGGACGGCCTGGACCCGGTGCGCGACGGCCGGCCCGTCACGTACACCGTGGACGTCCCGGGCGGCACCCTGCGCGTCACCGAGACCGAGGACGGCACGGTCCTGCTCGCCGGCCCGGCCGTGATCGTGGCCGAGGGCGTCATCGACCCCGCGCTGCTCGCGCCCCCGTCCGCCTGA